GACTTATAAAGGTGTTGTTTATGGCACAATTGGATATGAATTTGAGGATATTAAAGCATTTGGATATGATCCTATTTTTTATCCTAAAGGATATGATCAATCATTTGCAAATTTAGGATCACATATTAAAAATGAAATATCTCATCGAGCGATTGCCTTAAAAAAAGTTAAGGAGGATCTTCATGAAATTATTAATCACAAGTGATATCCATGGGAATGAAGAAAGATTAAAAGAAGTCGTTAAAAAGCATAAAGACATAGATTATCATTTAAATGCAGGAGATATCTGCTTAGATCCGATCGTATATGAAAAATATCATATCATTTTAGTTAAAGGAAATAATGATTTTTTCTCATCTGAACCTTTATTTAGAGTTCTTGATTTAAATGGTGTTAAAATATACTTAACACATGGACATAAAGAGCATGTTAAATACGGATTAGATAAACTCTTATTAAATGCTCAGATACACGAATCAAATTTGGTTATATTTGGCCATACACATCAAAAATATTTGAAAATAGATCCACAAATAACTATACTGAATCCAGGAGCGTTAGGTGATTATCATAAAAGCTATGCTATTTATGATGAGGGTCAAATCACTTTTTATACATTATGATAGATCAAAACGAAAAACTAATCAAAGAAAAAGCTGCACATGCATTTAAGGTTAAAGAAGAAGAGGTAAATGTTAAATACCGATTATTAGGTGGTATGAGTCATTTAACTTATGTTATAGAAATAGCTAATACGCTATATACTTATAGAGTCATTGGTAAGGATGGAAATCTATTTGTAAGTAGAGAATCAGAATTCGAAAATTTAAAGAGAATAGAAGATTTGCATATCAATAACGAAACAGTTTATTTTGATGTAAAAACTGGTGAAAAAGCTGCTAAATATATAGAAGGTACAGTTTTATCTACAGTCGACTATCATCCATATTTAAATGATGTTGCTGAGACCTTAAAGAAACTACATCATTCTGATATTTCTCCAGAATCAGATTATGGATTGATTGAAAGATTAAACTTGTATGAAACATATACAGATATCCGATCAGATCTATATCTTGATTTAAAAGATAAATGGGTAAACATTTATTTAAATGAAAGATTACATATGCCAAAAGTATTTTGTCATAATGATGCACAACGATCAAATATCGTGATTGCAAAAGACCAAATCTATCTTTTAGATTGGGAGTTTGCTGGATCAAATGAATTCTATTATGATATTGCAAGTTTTGGAAATGTTAAATTTGAAGATGCATTAGAATTATTAGATGTATATTTAGAGAAAAAAGCAACCAAAAAAGAACAAGATATGGTTCGTTT
The sequence above is drawn from the Mariniplasma anaerobium genome and encodes:
- a CDS encoding choline kinase family protein, with the translated sequence MIDQNEKLIKEKAAHAFKVKEEEVNVKYRLLGGMSHLTYVIEIANTLYTYRVIGKDGNLFVSRESEFENLKRIEDLHINNETVYFDVKTGEKAAKYIEGTVLSTVDYHPYLNDVAETLKKLHHSDISPESDYGLIERLNLYETYTDIRSDLYLDLKDKWVNIYLNERLHMPKVFCHNDAQRSNIVIAKDQIYLLDWEFAGSNEFYYDIASFGNVKFEDALELLDVYLEKKATKKEQDMVRFYRMFQALQWHQVALRKEMVGLSEVLHFDFKALSIKYLNLAETLYKEITKG
- a CDS encoding metallophosphoesterase family protein, with product MKLLITSDIHGNEERLKEVVKKHKDIDYHLNAGDICLDPIVYEKYHIILVKGNNDFFSSEPLFRVLDLNGVKIYLTHGHKEHVKYGLDKLLLNAQIHESNLVIFGHTHQKYLKIDPQITILNPGALGDYHKSYAIYDEGQITFYTL